The sequence ATCATGTAACCAGCCATTGATGCGTAGGCTGTGAAAATTGAGGTGGGTGAAGGAAGATCCTTAGAGAACAACATTGTGTCTATCTGTTTTCTTGGAGATGGAGAGAGTGAAAGTGAGAGATATATAAAGAAGGAGAGAAGCTTAAGGAAGAAGGCTTCACTTAGGGGACAAAGACATTATTTAACTCTTAATAACTCATTGTCTTTATTCAATGGATGCATGTGAAAAGACCTATTTTTTCCACAATACtattagaaaatatttagaatGATAAAGTAGATTGAAAAAGAGTAGAGAGATGACAAAAGAAACAAGTCTCTCTCCACGAAGAGCATGTCGATTTATTTTCAAACTTTAACTCATATCCACcgtattatttaaatatttgttgcTTGACCAATGAAGACTCGAAAAATATTAATGCAAGTGTGTCAGGTCTGTAGTTTTGTTCTATAGCCTAGATTTGATATCgatcttttaattttgtttcataaaaCGATTCAAAACCTTAAGATTGATCAGTTTCTTTTTGTAAGGAAAGATTACAAACTAtaagtttttaattttgtttcataaaaCGATTCAAAACCTTAAGATTGATCAGTTTCTTTTTGTAAGGAAAGATTACAAACTATAagtttacaaataaataaaaataaagattacAGACTATAACGTTTTGGTCACCTATTTTGGAAAGAAAGCAAAGAGTATAACAAAGTAAATTAATTAGTTCGTAATATTTCCTTACATAAAGAAATCGTCTAATTTGTTTCACCGTAATTTATATTACcaactttttcttttaatatttcaGAAACTATGTATACCGTCAACAACGAGATCATCTAATGAGACGCACGTGAATAATCTAATCGGCATGCATCATAGAAGATGACGACAAACTAAAAGCCTATACTTTACGTCTTAAATCGACATAAAAACGAATATGATACACATATCGTAGAAATATTTCCATTGACTAAATAACCATTGGATTATTGACGTTCTCAACATATTGTAGATACAAGATCTATAATCACGAAAaggaaattttcattttctattaTTTCGTGCGAGTGATATGAACAATCTTACTATATTTGATTATGTTGGAAATGTTTATTGCTTgatacaaacaaataaaaatcatataacGATTACCTAACCAACTTTAGGGTAATTAGTTTTATGTCGATGTATACTCACATCAGGATCTTGCACAGTATACTATACACTTTACGCAAAAAATAcctttttaaaattacaaactTGATTTTCTGAAACTAGATTACCAAAATAACCCAAAGTCTTATGGCCTTATTTCGACAATAACAAACCTATTACGCTGGTACTTTTGTCTCTTGGATAACAGTTTTGGAGGTTTTTAGTAGGTGTGTTTATCAGTTTATGTTAATTAGGTTTGGATATTATAGTTCACAATCTATGGTCGGATATTAACTTTTTAACTTCGCATTTTATGATATTTGATGATTGATTtgatcatataaaaaaaaagaccaaaagCAAAAAGATTCGCTTATACTGTCGCGATGTGGCATGTGGGACTATTGCGTGTTGTAATAGATTAATTTTCAGAGGAGGTATTATTGGATGATGTGATTCATAaccaagaaaagaaaataaagcaaGTGTACTATGAGTCATGGATTCATCCTTCATTTTGGACAGTTgcgtaagttttttttaatataaaatgctTAAAAGATATTGAAACCAACGCAAGTTCTCTGTCGTTCGTTCACTTCACCAATATTTCAGAAGTAAATTCATGttgaaacatttttataatatctAAAGCAACTATTAGCCAAATTAATCACGTCTCAATCTTTAAAGCGGGGAAAAGAAAGTATAGAAGAAATAAATTTagcacataaatttataaattgagTCTCTTGTCTCATTCTGGAGTCGCTTAAACAAAATCCGATCGAGACAATAGTCCAAGATCTACAAATTAATTATACTGAATCTTATCCGATGTAATGCACATTCCTGAAACTGTTAggatttaatattaaaatcgGACATGTGACGTTATAGTGTAAGGACAGAACCAATCTATGATTCAATAGCTATGGACGATCACTGTGATGCATAGTTAACTTAAACACACACATCTTTTCACGTCACTGTTATGAATATGATGTCAagagaaaaaaattgataaagaTTCTGAGATATCATCAACACTGCCAACTtcataaaataaactaaaaaacaaaccaaaaagcAATACATAATTcaaccaaagaaaaaaattcttaGAAAAGAACAAGCCGACTAACGAAAACTTGtgctttttaaaatttacaaatatgtTATCAATCATTCCACCAGGCCACCAGGGAATCAAATTTCAATCACCCTTTTGTAGCTATGCTTCTAAAGTGATTCATGTGTAGTAATGTAGGCCAGTCGCCAAAATTGATAGCAACAAAGCAAAACAAATAGGGTAGGTGTTGCGGATGTCACTATCAAGTGACAAGTCTTTATATGATATCAAACCAAACCGGTACATGTAAACAATATGCCTAACCAAATCGTTAATCAATAAACCGGAACTCCCAGTGGGATAACACAACTGAAATACAAGTCTAACTCAAATTAAGACACCAGTCTCAGtaacaaaaattatttgatcAGAGAAATGAGTTTTTTAAATAGTTCCATCTTTTAGGGACCAATCAGAACTGGAACTGCATCTCCGGAGAGTAACCAAGAGCTTCAAGGTTTGCAGCCATGGCCTTGTTCATCGGCGGTGGTCCACATCTCAAGACCTGCAATTCAAACAAACATAAACCGTGAAAAAAGAGATTGTTATCACCATTGAAAAATACTATCTTCATCACTCAAACATTATTTCTtgtcaaatatttattaacttAAAGTGTTATTGGTTTTGCTTCATATATTGACATAATGCATTAGAGATTCAGAAGAAGTGATGATCAGGTATGTTCAAGATCAAGAACAGAGGAAAGGGGCTCACCTGACTATCGGATGCAGGTGCAGGGCAATGAGCCTGGATCATGTCCTTTGATACAAATCCAACACCACCATCCCATGTCTCCGGAGGCTAATCATcaccacacacacaaaaaaaaaaggtttaaatAGGCAAGTTACATTATTAGATAAACGCCAAAACATTTGGATTTGGTGGCTAACCTGGTTCAAAACATAGTAGATTTTGAACTGATCTGGATAATTGGCAGTAAGACTCTCCAATTCTTCCTGAAAAAAGTATTGATTCACATAATATTTAGTGTCTGAAAACATTCTATGAAAATGTAAAGAGGCAGAAGGTGAGAGACAGTTTATACCCTTAAGAGAATGTCATCGTATGTGACATTGGCGTAAATGAGGTGAACCTTTGTCTTGTCTGTTGGATTCTCAAGAATCGCTCTTGCTACCTTCACAAATGCGAAATCAAATGCGttttaaaacatataacatTTGGCTTcaaaaaatgatatttaaacGCAGATGTATGAGACATACTTGGAACATGGGAGTGATGCCTGAGCCTCCAGCAAGCATTCCAAATGCCCTAAACTGACCTGGCTGATACTTGAACCTTCCCTGTCAAGTTAAAAAgtaacaaaacaacaaaaaagttTCCAGATTTTAGGATACAGAATAACAAATTGGATTGTAATATCAAGTAAGCAAGACTGTGAATAATAAAAGAGTACCTTTGGTCCCTTAACAGCAAGATGGTCACCAACACGCATCTCCCTGAAATGATGAGACATCCTTCCTTGTGGATACATCTAGTTGACAACGGAAAATTCCAACATTTTAGAGCACTAGAACCAAAAAACAAGTCAGGTTGAGAAGTGTTTGTTTAAGCATATATACCTTGATGACAAGTTCAAAGCGTCCAAGATCTGAATCTAACGTTGTGGGAGTGTATGGCTTAATAACATCCTCTCCTTGAGCATCCTTTCCCCTATCAGAAACGCCACATTATAATCAACACAACATACATACAGAAACCAAAACCTAGAGTCTACAAATGAGTATGTTCACAGCTTTCACAAGTTTGAGATTTGGTACCAAGGAAGAGGACATTAAAGAGCCTATGAAGAAGCAAACCTGCAACTAATGTGTTGTCCAATGGGAAGACCCAACACAGCAGTAGAAGATGGGAGTTCAAAAACGAACTTGGCGACATTGTGACTAAGTTGCTCCTTCTTAACAAGCTTGAACTCCTTGAAATTCTCAGGATCCAAACACCCTACAAAACCAACAACAAAGTCACAACCTTTACTCAAACCTTCAACAAAAGGTTCAATCTTTATCTTGGTATAGGCTAATTCAACCTTCCAAACAGACCAACTCTACACAAATCTTGGCCAAAACTTATCCAAAAGTACATTATAATTGGAACCCAGAGACGATTGATTGAAAAGTTTTGAACCAAACAAAGTCACAAGTTTTACTCAAACATTAACTAAGACCCACATAATAAAAACCACAAAGGTTCAATCTTTATCTTGCTATAGGCTAATTCAACCTTCCAAACAGACGAATGAACTGAAAAGTTTTGAACTTTGGGATCAAACCTCTGCGTTTCTTGGAGGAGGAGAGATAGTAAGCAGCACCGGCACTGGCGGCGACGAAAGCGACGAAGACACCCAAGAGGATCTGACGATCTAGCGTCCGGAGAAAGTCGGTATCCATTGGCTCCTCCTTTAACCCAAATTGGAAATGAAAAGAATCGAAATTAGCTCAATGGAGGATTGATTGAGAAGTGGTGGTGAGAATGTTGAAGAGAGAGAATCAGTTCTTTTTTTTGGAGTGGTCTGTTTCTCACATTGTTATGTCCGTCATTAAAAGGGGAGGATGGGATCTGGTGTACCTAACACCCATCACGTTGTAGTTGCCTTTTTTTGTTTGcaacatttattattttttcccaTATACTAATTATACTTTACGTTGAccaaagtgttttttttttaattttagttattaCAGTAGATCACATTGTGCATGCCGAGTGATGTGTGTGTGGTGCATCGTTAGTTACCAAAACTTGAAATTGACATTAAATATAGTTGTCTAtgtcatttttaattataaaatatgttatcaattttaatataccattaggttaagatccgcacCCTCCGCgaaataaatattatacattaattattttttagtattatatattttttacatattatgaaataataaatatatattgaataataaaaaatttagtaactattacatatataatgaaattg comes from Brassica rapa cultivar Chiifu-401-42 chromosome A02, CAAS_Brap_v3.01, whole genome shotgun sequence and encodes:
- the LOC103851127 gene encoding NADH--cytochrome b5 reductase 1, encoding MDTDFLRTLDRQILLGVFVAFVAASAGAAYYLSSSKKRRGCLDPENFKEFKLVKKEQLSHNVAKFVFELPSSTAVLGLPIGQHISCRGKDAQGEDVIKPYTPTTLDSDLGRFELVIKMYPQGRMSHHFREMRVGDHLAVKGPKGRFKYQPGQFRAFGMLAGGSGITPMFQVARAILENPTDKTKVHLIYANVTYDDILLREELESLTANYPDQFKIYYVLNQPPETWDGGVGFVSKDMIQAHCPAPASDSQVLRCGPPPMNKAMAANLEALGYSPEMQFQF